From Vreelandella neptunia, the proteins below share one genomic window:
- a CDS encoding MFS transporter: MSRTANRAINKRSAACLAFALCTITTAVNLQAPLYDALAARDGLGVGATSIAFACYVVGIIPVLLGLNGLADRVGRKPLIMTALLLCLLATGITLIAPGLLALGIARFLLGISTGLTSAVAPAYMQLLLGGEDNRVATNYVTASTALGFGLGAAVTSLFVFHTPSVSPPSLWIYLAIASLALVVVTTLKDRTPNPTKSPMLRLPSYPKGALSYGLAILLAWAMVGLVIAILPSALSQHGLSAWSGFATFGICSCGVLFQPWARRLAPRSATRLGLVILPIAYGLIAWGAVQGYLAAVLLGTVAASSACYGFIYLGGLSGVLAIADGSASQQATQASAGYFLMAYLGFSIPVITTGVLIDAVGHTLALMLFGLALLVGVIATLVLLRKAR; this comes from the coding sequence ATGAGCCGCACTGCCAATCGCGCTATCAATAAAAGGAGCGCAGCCTGCCTGGCGTTTGCGCTATGTACGATTACCACGGCGGTTAATTTACAGGCCCCACTTTACGATGCGCTGGCGGCGCGGGATGGTTTAGGCGTTGGTGCCACTAGCATCGCTTTTGCCTGCTATGTGGTGGGCATTATACCGGTGCTGCTGGGGTTAAATGGCTTGGCCGATCGGGTAGGGCGCAAGCCATTAATTATGACTGCGCTGTTGTTATGTCTCTTGGCGACAGGGATTACCCTGATAGCGCCCGGTTTGCTGGCGCTGGGCATTGCTCGATTTCTGCTGGGTATCAGCACGGGGTTAACGTCTGCGGTAGCTCCCGCTTATATGCAGTTGCTGTTGGGTGGTGAGGATAACCGTGTGGCGACCAACTACGTAACGGCCAGTACCGCACTCGGGTTTGGGCTAGGGGCCGCGGTGACGAGCCTGTTTGTTTTCCACACCCCAAGCGTATCGCCACCCAGCCTGTGGATTTATCTCGCGATCGCTTCGCTGGCGCTGGTGGTGGTCACCACACTTAAGGATCGCACTCCGAATCCCACTAAAAGTCCTATGCTGCGTTTGCCCAGCTATCCTAAAGGGGCTCTCTCCTATGGGCTGGCGATTTTGTTGGCCTGGGCGATGGTGGGGCTAGTGATAGCCATCCTGCCTTCAGCATTAAGCCAACACGGTTTATCCGCCTGGAGTGGCTTCGCCACCTTCGGTATCTGCAGCTGCGGGGTGCTGTTTCAGCCCTGGGCGAGAAGACTTGCGCCGCGCAGCGCTACTCGACTGGGTCTGGTGATTTTGCCGATTGCCTACGGGTTGATCGCCTGGGGAGCGGTTCAAGGTTATCTTGCGGCGGTACTGCTGGGCACGGTAGCAGCCAGTAGCGCTTGCTATGGGTTTATCTACCTGGGGGGATTAAGCGGCGTGTTGGCGATTGCGGACGGCTCGGCTAGCCAACAAGCCACCCAAGCCAGCGCGGGCTATTTCCTGATGGCCTATCTGGGCTTCAGTATCCCGGTGATCACTACTGGGGTACTCATTGATGCTGTAGGGCATACCTTGGCGTTAATGCTATTTGGCCTTGCGCTACTGGTGGGCGTGATCGCCACGCTAGTTCTATTGCGCAAGGCTCGGTAA